A region of Solanum dulcamara chromosome 7, daSolDulc1.2, whole genome shotgun sequence DNA encodes the following proteins:
- the LOC129895040 gene encoding ethylene-responsive transcription factor ERF011-like: MEVDGGSAGVVGGGGGEGGGCCSGKRKGERVYKGIRMRKWGKWVAEIREPNKRSRIWLGSYTTPIAAARAYDTAVYYLRGPSARLNFPELLIGDSGLNDLSADSIRKKAVEVGARVDAIQSSLDGRNQQRRHESPARLKPCWFQEKPDLNLKPEPEDPELDYW, from the coding sequence ATGGAGGTTGACGGCGGCAGTGCTGGGGTGGTTGGAGGCGGAGGAGGCGAAGGAGGAGGTTGTTGTTCCGGGAAGAGAAAAGGCGAGAGGGTTTATAAAGGAATAAGGATGAGGAAGTGGGGGAAATGGGTTGCTGAAATTAGAGAACCAAATAAAAGGTCAAGGATATGGTTGGGCTCGTATACCACGCCGATTGCAGCTGCAAGAGCATACGATACAGCTGTTTACTACCTTCGCGGCCCGTCGGCCCGTTTAAATTTCCCGGAGCTGTTAATTGGTGATAGCGGGCTTAATGATTTGTCTGCTGATTCAATTCGTAAGAAGGCTGTTGAAGTAGGTGCTAGAGTTGATGCTATCCAGAGTTCACTTGACGGCCGTAATCAACAACGGCGACATGAAAGCCCGGCCCGATTAAAGCCTTGTTGGTTTCAGGAAAAGCCCGATTTAAATTTGAAGCCCGAGCCCGAAGACCCAGAACTCGATTACTGGTGA